In one Sphingomonas hankookensis genomic region, the following are encoded:
- the ilvN gene encoding acetolactate synthase small subunit — translation MHIKTEQTERHTLAVLVDNEPGILARIAGLFSGRGYNIESLTVSEITVDKAVSRITIVTSASPSVMEQIIAQLDRLVPVHKVVDLTVQGAHVERELALVKVVGTGEHRIEALRLAEVYRARVVDATVSSFVFEVTGSIEKIDKFTELIAEVGLVEVARTGIAAIARGREAA, via the coding sequence ATGCACATCAAGACCGAACAGACCGAACGGCACACGCTGGCCGTGCTCGTCGACAACGAACCCGGCATCCTGGCGCGCATCGCCGGGCTGTTCTCCGGCCGTGGCTACAACATCGAAAGCCTTACCGTGTCGGAGATCACCGTCGACAAGGCGGTCAGCCGCATCACCATCGTCACCAGCGCGTCGCCGTCGGTGATGGAACAGATCATCGCGCAGCTCGATCGGCTGGTCCCGGTGCACAAGGTCGTCGACCTGACCGTGCAGGGTGCGCATGTCGAACGCGAGCTGGCGCTGGTCAAGGTCGTCGGCACCGGCGAGCATCGGATCGAGGCGCTGCGCCTCGCCGAGGTCTATCGCGCCCGCGTGGTCGATGCGACGGTATCGAGTTTCGTGTTCGAGGTGACGGGATCGATCGAAAAGATCGACAAGTTCACCGAATTGATAGCCGAGGTCGGTCTGGTCGAGGTCGCTCGCACCGGCATCGCCGCCATCGCCCGCGGACGAGAGGCCGCCTGA
- the ilvC gene encoding ketol-acid reductoisomerase: MRVYYDRDADLNLISDKKIAILGYGSQGHAHAQNLRDSGVKNVAIALRPGSASAAKAEGAGFKVLPNAEAAAWADILMILAPDEHQAAIYADDIHANLKPGSALAFAHGLNVHFGLIEPRADVDVIMIAPKGPGHTVRSEYVKGGGVPCLVAIHQDASGNAHDIALAYASGVGGGRSGIIETNFREECETDLFGEQAVLCGGVTHLIQAGFETLVEAGYAPEMAYFECLHETKLIVDLLYEGGIANMRYSISNTAEYGDIVTGPRIITDETKKEMKRVLADIQSGRFVKNFVLDNRAGQPELKAARKQAAAHPIEKTGAELRAMMPWIGANKLVDQTKN; the protein is encoded by the coding sequence ATGCGTGTCTATTATGATCGCGACGCCGATCTGAACCTGATCTCGGACAAGAAGATCGCGATCCTCGGTTACGGTTCGCAGGGCCATGCCCATGCGCAGAACCTGCGCGATTCGGGCGTGAAGAACGTCGCCATCGCGCTGCGTCCCGGTTCGGCGAGCGCCGCCAAGGCCGAAGGTGCGGGCTTCAAGGTGCTGCCGAACGCGGAAGCCGCCGCATGGGCCGACATCCTCATGATCCTCGCGCCCGACGAGCATCAGGCCGCGATCTATGCCGACGACATCCATGCGAACCTGAAGCCCGGTTCGGCGTTGGCCTTCGCGCACGGCCTCAACGTCCATTTCGGGCTGATCGAGCCGCGTGCCGATGTCGACGTCATCATGATCGCGCCCAAGGGACCAGGCCATACGGTGCGCAGCGAATATGTGAAGGGTGGCGGCGTGCCCTGCCTCGTCGCGATCCATCAGGACGCGTCGGGCAACGCGCACGACATCGCGCTCGCCTATGCATCGGGTGTCGGCGGCGGCCGTTCGGGTATCATCGAGACGAACTTCCGCGAGGAATGCGAAACCGACCTGTTCGGTGAGCAGGCCGTGCTGTGCGGCGGCGTGACCCACCTGATCCAGGCCGGGTTCGAAACGCTGGTCGAGGCGGGCTACGCCCCCGAAATGGCCTATTTCGAATGCCTCCACGAAACCAAGCTGATCGTCGACCTGCTGTATGAGGGCGGCATCGCCAACATGCGCTATTCGATCTCGAACACCGCCGAATATGGCGACATCGTCACCGGCCCGCGGATCATCACCGACGAAACGAAGAAGGAAATGAAGCGCGTGCTGGCCGACATCCAGTCGGGCCGCTTCGTGAAGAACTTCGTGCTCGACAACCGCGCCGGCCAGCCCGAGCTGAAGGCCGCGCGCAAGCAGGCGGCGGCGCATCCGATCGAGAAGACTGGTGCCGAACTGCGCGCGATGATGCCATGGATTGGCGCGAACAAGTTGGTCGATCAGACCAAGAACTAG
- a CDS encoding YceI family protein, whose amino-acid sequence MRTPLILAAALFAVAAPTVAQMPGAPDKSRVTAGNYTVDTAHTQVAWRVNHMGFTMLDGLFGATGGTATFDPKNPAATKVSIDFDIAKSLTVTSPQFAEHLKSKDFFDVANHPTAKFVSTRVQPMGDHWMLAGNLTIKGQTKPVQLTVRFMGAGENPMNKKKNVGFTATGSINRSDFGLGMAAPVVSDKVDLTINAAFVAA is encoded by the coding sequence ATGCGCACCCCCCTGATCCTCGCCGCCGCCCTGTTCGCGGTCGCTGCCCCGACCGTCGCCCAGATGCCGGGCGCCCCCGACAAGTCGCGCGTGACTGCCGGCAACTACACCGTCGACACCGCGCACACCCAGGTCGCGTGGCGCGTGAACCATATGGGCTTCACCATGCTCGACGGCCTGTTCGGCGCGACCGGCGGCACCGCGACCTTCGACCCGAAGAACCCGGCCGCGACCAAGGTGTCGATCGATTTCGACATCGCCAAGTCGCTGACCGTCACCAGCCCGCAATTCGCCGAGCACCTGAAGTCGAAGGACTTCTTCGACGTCGCCAACCACCCGACCGCGAAGTTCGTGTCGACCCGCGTCCAGCCGATGGGCGACCATTGGATGCTGGCCGGCAACCTGACGATCAAGGGCCAGACCAAGCCAGTCCAGCTGACCGTCCGCTTCATGGGCGCCGGTGAGAACCCGATGAACAAGAAGAAGAATGTCGGCTTCACTGCGACCGGCTCGATCAACCGCAGCGACTTCGGCCTCGGCATGGCTGCCCCGGTCGTGTCGGACAAGGTCGACCTGACGATCAACGCCGCGTTCGTCGCCGCCTGA
- the leuA gene encoding 2-isopropylmalate synthase: MLRDPSTKYRPFPTVNLPDRQWPSRTITAAPRWLSTDLRDGNQALIDPMGAEKKNRFFDLLVKVGLKEIEVGFPSAGATEFDFISGLVQQDRIPDDVWVQVLTQSRRDLIERSFESLDGAKQAIVHLYNAVSPAWRRIVFGMERSEVREIAVNGAKVLRDEASKRPNTDWRFEYSPETFSTAELDFSVEVCAAVMDVLQPTPDKPLILNLPATVEAATPNVYADQIEWFCRNVPNRDSVVISLHTHNDRGTGVAAAELGLMAGADRVEGCLLGNGERTGNCDLVTVALNLYTQGVDPQLDLSDIDEVVNTVNYCTQLPVHPRTPYAGDLVFTAFSGSHQDAIKKGMAAQAVRNDGLWEVPYLPIDPADLGRSYEAVIRVNSQSGKGGVAWVLEQDKGLKLPKRLQADFSRHVQAMADRLGRELNAADIWSAFHDAYLPQGKDRYALIDYAETHAPGGGPPRTFVGRVRLDGEERSISGKGNGLLSGLLAALREEGGIDMDVVDYSEHAIGHGADAQAAAYLECSLSDGRRLFGVGIDGDVATATVRAALSAANATMRD; the protein is encoded by the coding sequence ATGTTGCGCGATCCTTCGACCAAATACCGCCCCTTTCCGACCGTGAACCTGCCCGACCGCCAATGGCCGTCGCGCACGATCACCGCCGCCCCGCGCTGGCTGTCGACCGACCTGCGCGACGGCAATCAGGCGCTGATCGACCCGATGGGCGCGGAGAAGAAGAACCGCTTCTTCGATCTGCTGGTAAAGGTCGGGTTGAAGGAGATCGAGGTCGGGTTCCCATCGGCCGGTGCCACCGAGTTCGACTTCATCTCGGGCCTCGTCCAGCAGGATCGCATCCCCGACGACGTCTGGGTGCAGGTCCTGACGCAATCGCGCCGCGACCTGATCGAGCGCAGCTTCGAAAGCCTCGACGGCGCGAAACAGGCGATCGTCCACCTCTACAACGCGGTCAGCCCGGCGTGGCGGCGGATCGTGTTCGGCATGGAACGCTCAGAAGTCCGCGAGATCGCGGTGAACGGTGCGAAGGTGCTGCGCGACGAAGCGTCCAAGCGTCCTAACACCGACTGGCGCTTCGAATATAGCCCGGAAACCTTCTCGACCGCCGAACTGGATTTCTCGGTCGAGGTTTGCGCGGCGGTCATGGACGTGCTGCAGCCGACCCCGGACAAACCACTTATCCTGAACCTGCCCGCCACCGTCGAGGCGGCGACGCCCAACGTCTATGCCGACCAGATCGAATGGTTCTGCCGCAACGTGCCGAACCGCGACAGCGTCGTCATCTCGCTCCACACCCACAACGACCGCGGCACCGGCGTTGCGGCGGCGGAACTCGGGTTGATGGCGGGCGCCGACCGGGTCGAGGGCTGCCTGCTCGGCAACGGCGAACGCACCGGCAATTGCGACCTCGTGACCGTCGCGCTGAACCTCTACACCCAGGGCGTCGATCCGCAGCTCGACCTCTCGGACATCGACGAGGTCGTGAACACGGTGAATTACTGCACCCAGCTGCCGGTCCATCCGCGCACGCCCTATGCCGGTGATCTGGTGTTCACCGCATTCTCGGGCAGCCACCAGGACGCGATCAAGAAGGGCATGGCGGCGCAGGCGGTGCGCAACGACGGGCTGTGGGAAGTCCCCTATCTGCCGATCGACCCCGCCGATCTCGGCCGCAGCTATGAAGCGGTCATCCGCGTCAATTCGCAGTCGGGCAAGGGCGGCGTGGCGTGGGTGCTGGAACAGGACAAGGGCCTGAAACTGCCCAAGCGGTTGCAGGCGGATTTCAGCCGCCATGTGCAGGCGATGGCCGACCGGCTGGGCCGCGAGCTCAACGCCGCCGACATCTGGTCCGCGTTCCACGACGCCTATCTGCCGCAGGGTAAGGATCGCTATGCGCTGATCGACTATGCCGAAACCCATGCGCCCGGGGGTGGCCCGCCGCGTACCTTCGTCGGTCGTGTCCGGCTGGATGGTGAGGAACGTTCGATCTCGGGCAAGGGCAACGGGCTGTTGTCGGGCCTGCTCGCCGCGCTGCGCGAGGAGGGCGGCATCGACATGGATGTGGTCGATTACAGCGAGCACGCTATCGGCCATGGCGCCGATGCGCAGGCGGCGGCCTATCTCGAATGCAGCCTGTCTGATGGACGGCGGTTATTCGGGGTCGGCATCGATGGCGACGTCGCCACCGCCACCGTCCGCGCCGCTTTGAGTGCCGCCAACGCGACAATGCGGGACTGA
- a CDS encoding TorF family putative porin, whose translation MIGRIGWGVASLLVTAAAQAQSLPSVGVEATTDERRRGLSWSEGKASISGDAALTLGMIELDARVSALRGSVRHDGADAVADLGAAIVTDVGPFQLRGRAIGHVFAGAEQGMDYAEFGGDARYTLGPVELTAGALYAPPQRAIGGSNLYLSAQAVAGIPMTPFTLVGGIGRSSGAVDDALRADRLRPGGTYVDWRLGVEHTTGPLTLALDYVGTDLNDDRGVTSIGDRPHSGDRILGRARFAF comes from the coding sequence ATGATCGGACGGATCGGATGGGGCGTCGCGTCGCTGCTGGTGACGGCAGCGGCGCAGGCGCAATCGCTGCCGTCGGTCGGCGTCGAGGCGACGACCGACGAACGGCGTCGCGGCTTGAGCTGGAGCGAGGGCAAGGCGTCGATTTCGGGCGATGCCGCGCTGACTTTGGGCATGATCGAACTCGATGCCCGCGTGTCGGCGCTGCGCGGGTCGGTGCGGCATGATGGCGCCGATGCGGTCGCCGATCTGGGTGCGGCGATCGTCACCGATGTCGGGCCGTTCCAATTGCGCGGGCGGGCGATCGGCCACGTCTTTGCCGGCGCGGAGCAGGGTATGGATTATGCCGAGTTCGGCGGCGACGCGCGCTACACGCTGGGGCCGGTCGAACTGACTGCCGGCGCGCTCTACGCCCCGCCGCAGCGTGCGATCGGGGGCAGCAACCTGTATCTGTCAGCACAGGCGGTGGCGGGCATTCCGATGACGCCGTTCACGTTGGTCGGCGGGATCGGACGGTCATCCGGTGCGGTCGATGATGCGCTGCGCGCTGACCGGTTGCGGCCGGGCGGGACCTATGTCGATTGGCGGCTGGGCGTGGAGCACACGACCGGTCCGCTGACGCTGGCGCTCGATTATGTCGGGACCGACCTGAACGACGATCGCGGGGTGACGTCGATCGGCGATCGACCGCATAGCGGCGACCGGATTCTGGGACGGGCGCGGTTCGCGTTTTGA
- a CDS encoding SWIB/MDM2 domain-containing protein, whose product MAKETTTTGGARGGIAKPVTPSADLAKITGSDPLPRSEVVSKMWEYIKKHDLQNPKDKREILADETLEKLFGKKSCSMFEMNKLLSAHMK is encoded by the coding sequence ATGGCCAAGGAAACCACGACGACCGGCGGCGCCCGGGGCGGAATCGCGAAGCCGGTGACGCCGTCGGCCGATCTGGCGAAGATCACCGGTTCCGACCCGCTGCCCCGCAGCGAAGTCGTCAGCAAGATGTGGGAATACATCAAGAAGCACGACCTGCAGAATCCGAAGGACAAGCGCGAGATCCTGGCGGACGAAACGCTGGAAAAGCTGTTCGGCAAGAAGTCGTGCTCGATGTTCGAAATGAACAAGCTCCTCAGCGCGCACATGAAGTGA
- a CDS encoding TonB-dependent receptor, giving the protein MKKFHLLTATALSLVAGAAPALAQTTPTAPVETPTAPAAPGDATAQADDDWGNEIIVTANRRAEPIQDVPIAVTAVNAQLLDDAGVRDIRGLEQLAPSLQTTTGQSSATATSLSIRGVGTAGDNPGFEPAVGVFIDGVFRSRAGIAIAELPEVERVEVLRGPQGTLFGRNTSAGALSVTTAMPKFDLGGYVEGEYGNFNAYELKGALTGPVSEQLALRVDGGYRKRDGYIEDVNSDRAFNDINRWYVRGQALYDTSAFSFRLIGDYYKTDEQCCGVVSGTRGPTAAAIQAIAAQQGRTGIYTGAPSERKMAASPNRDYKEAVRDWGVSGEINADIGELKLTSISAYRDFRVLRNQDIDYSGIDRAYRDGYKSSLRDITQELRLQGQLFDGKLDFLVGGFYLNEKLNLRDTVRLGNDANRYVDTLLAGVLGAPPSAGGIGRQAQFYGSFNVPTFTQLVTSLRGGAALPTGTVPLFGQLLYAQSAALQQAAPPGSALFNYLNTPLTPNVAGQGNNNDDFQVDTNAFALFTHNIINVNDKLSLTLGLRYNYERKELAASINSNPAACGFFLGNDPRAVTYRNLIRQASPALFQNLFLLSCNPAVSSEFNGNYSHDRSESRLTGTAKLAYKFTPDVLGYASYDRGFKSGGYNLDQASFNTRVLGGDGAQATDLEFGAETVDSYELGLKTSVTRQFSFNAAFFYQKFKGLQSLIFAGNSFVVQNVPKSTAKGVELESLIQPIRELSFRLGYTLLDASYDADNNFAGTPLQNQNGRQFLNQPRNVVTVAATWTPRLTDNLNALFHVDMRYNSDVSIVRDGTGATTVGNDGYPLLNGKIGVATDDRSKQLEFFVENITNQYFNISGFAIPEQTGTYGVYPAMPRFYGVRARFGF; this is encoded by the coding sequence ATGAAGAAGTTCCATCTGCTGACCGCGACAGCCCTGTCCCTGGTCGCGGGCGCCGCGCCCGCGCTGGCGCAGACGACGCCGACCGCGCCGGTCGAGACGCCGACCGCGCCGGCTGCGCCCGGTGACGCTACGGCACAGGCCGATGACGATTGGGGGAACGAGATCATCGTGACCGCCAACCGCCGCGCCGAACCGATCCAGGACGTGCCGATCGCGGTCACCGCGGTCAATGCGCAGCTGCTCGACGATGCCGGCGTGCGCGATATCCGCGGCCTCGAACAGCTCGCTCCCTCGCTTCAGACGACGACCGGCCAGTCGTCGGCGACCGCGACCTCGCTGTCGATTCGCGGCGTCGGCACGGCAGGCGACAATCCCGGCTTCGAACCGGCGGTCGGCGTGTTCATCGACGGCGTGTTCCGGTCGCGCGCCGGCATCGCCATCGCCGAGCTGCCCGAAGTCGAACGAGTCGAGGTGCTGCGCGGGCCGCAGGGAACGCTGTTCGGCCGGAACACCTCGGCCGGCGCGCTGTCGGTGACGACCGCCATGCCGAAGTTCGACCTGGGCGGCTATGTCGAGGGCGAGTATGGCAATTTCAACGCCTATGAGCTGAAGGGCGCGCTGACCGGGCCGGTCAGCGAACAGCTCGCGCTGCGCGTCGACGGCGGCTATCGCAAGCGCGACGGCTATATCGAGGACGTCAATTCGGACCGCGCGTTCAACGACATCAACCGCTGGTATGTCCGCGGTCAGGCGCTGTACGACACCTCGGCGTTCAGCTTCCGCCTGATCGGCGATTACTACAAGACCGACGAGCAATGCTGCGGCGTGGTCAGCGGCACGCGGGGGCCGACGGCCGCCGCGATCCAGGCGATCGCCGCGCAGCAGGGTCGCACCGGCATCTACACCGGCGCCCCGTCCGAGCGGAAGATGGCCGCCTCGCCCAACCGCGACTATAAGGAAGCGGTGCGCGACTGGGGCGTGTCGGGTGAGATCAACGCCGATATCGGTGAGTTGAAGCTCACCTCGATCAGCGCCTATCGCGACTTCCGCGTGCTACGGAACCAAGACATCGATTATTCGGGCATCGATCGCGCCTATCGCGATGGGTACAAGTCGTCGCTGCGCGATATCACGCAGGAACTGCGGTTACAGGGGCAGCTATTCGACGGGAAGCTCGATTTCCTCGTCGGCGGCTTTTACCTGAACGAAAAGCTGAACCTGCGCGACACGGTGCGGCTGGGCAACGATGCCAACCGCTATGTCGACACGCTGCTGGCGGGTGTGCTCGGCGCGCCGCCGTCGGCCGGCGGTATCGGGCGGCAGGCGCAGTTCTACGGCAGCTTCAACGTGCCGACCTTTACCCAGCTGGTGACGTCGCTGCGTGGCGGGGCGGCCCTGCCGACCGGGACCGTGCCGCTGTTCGGGCAACTGCTCTATGCCCAGAGCGCGGCGTTGCAGCAGGCGGCGCCTCCGGGATCGGCACTGTTCAACTATCTGAACACGCCGCTGACCCCGAACGTCGCGGGACAAGGCAACAATAACGACGATTTCCAGGTCGATACCAACGCCTTCGCGCTGTTCACGCACAACATCATCAACGTCAACGACAAGCTCTCGCTGACGCTGGGCCTGCGCTACAATTACGAGCGCAAGGAGCTGGCCGCGTCGATCAACAGCAATCCGGCGGCGTGCGGCTTCTTCCTCGGCAACGATCCGCGAGCGGTGACCTATCGCAACCTGATCCGTCAGGCGAGCCCGGCGCTGTTCCAGAACCTGTTTCTGCTCAGCTGCAATCCGGCGGTGTCGAGCGAGTTCAACGGCAATTACAGCCATGACCGGTCGGAAAGCCGCCTGACCGGCACCGCCAAGCTCGCCTACAAGTTCACGCCCGACGTGCTGGGCTATGCCAGCTATGATCGCGGCTTCAAGTCGGGCGGCTACAATCTCGACCAGGCGAGCTTCAACACTCGCGTCCTGGGCGGTGACGGCGCACAGGCGACCGATCTGGAGTTCGGCGCGGAAACGGTCGACAGCTACGAACTGGGCCTGAAGACCAGCGTGACGCGGCAATTCTCGTTCAACGCGGCGTTCTTCTACCAGAAGTTCAAGGGGCTGCAGTCGCTGATTTTCGCGGGCAACAGCTTCGTCGTGCAGAACGTGCCCAAGTCGACGGCGAAGGGCGTCGAGCTGGAATCGCTGATCCAGCCGATCCGCGAGTTGAGCTTCCGCCTGGGCTATACGCTGCTCGATGCGTCCTATGATGCCGACAACAATTTCGCCGGCACGCCGCTCCAGAACCAGAATGGCCGCCAGTTCCTGAACCAGCCGCGCAACGTCGTGACGGTCGCGGCGACGTGGACCCCGCGCCTGACCGACAACCTCAACGCGCTGTTCCATGTCGACATGCGCTACAACAGCGACGTGTCGATCGTCCGCGACGGCACCGGTGCGACGACGGTCGGCAATGACGGCTATCCGCTGCTGAACGGCAAGATCGGCGTTGCGACCGACGATCGCAGCAAGCAGCTGGAATTCTTCGTGGAGAATATCACCAACCAGTATTTCAACATTTCCGGCTTCGCGATCCCCGAACAGACCGGCACCTATGGCGTCTATCCCGCCATGCCGCGCTTCTACGGGGTGCGCGCCCGGTTCGGCTTCTGA
- the folE gene encoding GTP cyclohydrolase I FolE: protein MCDANDDADGGELVGPAPKIPVPDHVADAIRTLIRWTGDDPDREGLLDTPLRVARAWKEYTQGYAEDPAHHLERVFEEVGGYDEIVLLRDIPFQSHCEHHMAPIVGKAHIAYLPKDHVVGISKLARVLHGYARRLQVQERLTAEVADCIWNGLRPRGVAVVIEATHGCMTSRGVRTPGVTMTTSRMMGVFRDDERSRKEVLALIGRG, encoded by the coding sequence ATGTGTGACGCGAACGACGATGCCGATGGCGGCGAACTGGTCGGCCCCGCGCCCAAAATTCCCGTTCCCGATCATGTCGCTGACGCGATCCGCACCCTGATCCGCTGGACCGGCGACGATCCCGATCGCGAAGGATTGCTCGACACGCCGCTGCGCGTCGCGCGCGCGTGGAAGGAATATACGCAGGGCTATGCGGAGGACCCCGCACACCATCTCGAACGCGTGTTCGAGGAAGTGGGCGGCTATGACGAGATCGTGCTGCTGCGCGACATTCCGTTCCAGTCGCACTGCGAACATCATATGGCGCCGATCGTCGGCAAGGCGCACATCGCCTATCTGCCCAAGGACCATGTCGTCGGCATTTCGAAGCTTGCCCGCGTACTCCACGGCTATGCCCGGCGGTTGCAGGTGCAGGAACGGCTGACGGCGGAAGTCGCCGACTGCATCTGGAACGGCCTGCGCCCGCGCGGTGTCGCGGTGGTGATCGAGGCGACGCATGGCTGCATGACCTCGCGCGGGGTGCGCACGCCGGGTGTCACCATGACGACCAGCCGGATGATGGGCGTGTTCCGCGACGACGAACGCAGCCGCAAGGAAGTGCTGGCGCTGATCGGGCGCGGCTGA
- a CDS encoding DUF1178 family protein, which produces MIVFDLRCGNAHVFEAWFASSDAYAGQRERGLIHCPMCDDARIEKAVMAPNIAPKGDRPAGPPPEAMKAALAALAKAQREVLAGSEWVGTAFADRARAMHVGDADPAPIHGQATREEAKALAEEGVPIAPLPLPVVPPERAN; this is translated from the coding sequence GTGATCGTTTTCGACCTGCGGTGCGGCAACGCGCATGTGTTCGAGGCGTGGTTCGCGTCGAGCGACGCCTATGCCGGGCAGCGCGAACGCGGGCTGATCCATTGCCCGATGTGCGACGACGCCCGAATCGAGAAAGCGGTGATGGCGCCGAACATCGCGCCCAAGGGCGACCGGCCGGCGGGGCCGCCGCCCGAAGCGATGAAAGCCGCGCTGGCGGCACTGGCGAAGGCGCAGCGCGAGGTTCTGGCGGGAAGCGAATGGGTCGGCACCGCCTTTGCCGACCGGGCGCGGGCGATGCATGTCGGCGACGCCGATCCGGCACCGATCCATGGCCAGGCGACGCGGGAAGAGGCGAAGGCGCTGGCGGAGGAAGGCGTGCCGATCGCGCCGCTGCCGCTGCCGGTGGTGCCGCCCGAGCGGGCAAATTAG
- a CDS encoding carbon-nitrogen hydrolase family protein: MTAGIDPDANAAVLVDAIEQAAGEGAVMLFTPEMSGLIDRDRERAAGSIATEGEDRVLHAVCDAAARTGLWVHLGSLAIRREDGRLANRAYVIDGSGAIRATYDKLHLFDVTLPSGESWRESASYAPGERACVVATPAGAMGLSICYDMRFPDLFRAMSDVGATILSVPAAFTVPTGQAHWHVLLRARAIEAGAFVVAAAQTGLHQDGRATYGHSLVIDPWGKVLLDMGQAAGIGYVDVDPEQVTAVRARVPVLDHRRAIPPVEIAK; the protein is encoded by the coding sequence ATGACCGCCGGCATCGATCCCGATGCCAATGCGGCGGTGCTGGTCGATGCGATCGAACAGGCGGCGGGCGAGGGGGCGGTGATGCTGTTCACGCCCGAAATGTCCGGGCTGATCGACCGCGACCGCGAACGGGCAGCGGGGTCGATCGCCACCGAAGGTGAGGACCGGGTGTTGCACGCGGTCTGCGATGCGGCGGCGCGGACCGGCCTATGGGTGCATCTGGGGTCGCTCGCGATCCGGCGCGAGGATGGTCGGCTGGCCAATCGCGCCTATGTGATCGACGGCAGCGGCGCGATACGCGCGACCTATGACAAGCTGCATCTGTTCGACGTGACGTTGCCCAGCGGCGAAAGCTGGCGCGAGTCGGCGAGTTATGCGCCGGGCGAGCGCGCCTGTGTGGTCGCGACGCCGGCAGGGGCGATGGGACTGTCGATCTGCTACGACATGCGCTTTCCCGACCTGTTCCGGGCGATGAGCGATGTCGGGGCGACGATCCTGTCGGTGCCCGCCGCGTTCACCGTACCGACCGGACAGGCGCATTGGCATGTGCTGCTGCGTGCGCGAGCGATCGAGGCGGGGGCGTTCGTGGTCGCCGCGGCGCAGACCGGCCTCCATCAGGACGGCCGCGCGACCTATGGCCATTCGCTGGTCATCGACCCGTGGGGCAAGGTGCTGCTCGACATGGGCCAGGCGGCCGGGATCGGTTATGTCGACGTCGATCCGGAGCAGGTGACAGCGGTGCGGGCGCGGGTGCCGGTGCTCGACCATCGCCGGGCGATCCCGCCGGTCGAGATCGCCAAGTGA
- the grxC gene encoding glutaredoxin 3, with translation MASIIIYTKAFCPYCTRAKRLLDEKGAAYDEIDITMGGAKRQEMLAKSNGRTTVPQIFIGDTHVGGSDDLAALEREGKLDALLA, from the coding sequence ATGGCAAGCATCATCATCTATACCAAGGCGTTCTGCCCCTATTGCACGCGCGCCAAGCGGCTGCTCGATGAGAAGGGCGCCGCCTATGACGAGATCGATATTACCATGGGCGGGGCCAAGCGGCAGGAAATGCTGGCAAAGTCGAACGGCCGGACGACCGTGCCGCAGATCTTCATCGGCGACACCCATGTCGGCGGATCGGACGACCTTGCCGCGCTGGAGCGGGAAGGCAAGCTGGACGCGCTGCTGGCGTGA
- a CDS encoding ComF family protein, producing MRLATIPVAAIAQLVALALPPRCPGCGVVVEADHRFCAGCWSGLRFLGDPACAACGTPLPIDQGPGMRCAPCLSQPPVHDGVRAAVAYGPVARDVALKLKYGGRLALATTMARLMCRHLPDDADCLIPVPLHRRRLWTRGYNQSVLIATALAGMRGVPVLRDTLRRTRATPPLRGMNGRARAKMVRGAFVVADPAVVAGKRIVLIDDVHTSGATIDACALALRRAGAARVTALCWARVVGADD from the coding sequence ATGCGCCTTGCCACCATACCCGTCGCTGCGATCGCGCAACTGGTCGCCCTGGCACTGCCGCCGCGTTGTCCGGGGTGCGGGGTGGTGGTGGAGGCGGACCATCGTTTCTGTGCAGGCTGCTGGTCGGGGCTGCGGTTCCTGGGCGATCCGGCGTGCGCGGCTTGCGGGACGCCGCTGCCGATCGACCAGGGGCCGGGAATGCGCTGTGCGCCATGCCTGAGCCAACCGCCGGTGCATGACGGAGTGCGGGCGGCGGTCGCCTATGGCCCGGTGGCGCGCGACGTTGCGCTGAAGCTGAAATATGGCGGGCGGCTGGCATTGGCGACGACGATGGCGCGGCTGATGTGCCGGCACCTGCCCGACGATGCCGATTGCCTGATCCCGGTGCCGCTGCACCGGCGGCGGCTGTGGACGCGCGGCTATAACCAGTCGGTGCTGATCGCGACCGCGCTGGCGGGGATGCGCGGCGTACCAGTACTGCGCGATACGCTGCGGCGGACCCGCGCCACGCCGCCGCTGCGGGGCATGAACGGGCGGGCGCGGGCGAAAATGGTGCGCGGTGCCTTCGTCGTGGCCGATCCGGCGGTCGTGGCGGGAAAGCGAATCGTGCTGATCGACGATGTCCATACCAGCGGAGCGACGATCGATGCCTGTGCGCTGGCGCTGCGGCGGGCCGGCGCGGCGCGCGTCACGGCGCTGTGCTGGGCACGGGTCGTCGGAGCGGATGATTGA